The DNA region CTGTGCAGCAGGAAAAACAGCGCGTAGGTCACCACGATGGCTGCGTTCGGGACCAGAAGCTGGAGGTGAACCATGCGGGTGCTGGGTAACCTGGCCCGCCTCTGCGCCTCCCGCGCCTCTCCCGGACGGCTGGCCGAGGCCGCCAGGCCGAAGAACACCGCCCCCCACACCCAGAAGGCGTCGATGGGCTGGGCCAGCTCGTACAGCTCCTTGCTCGTGCGGTAGGCGTAGATCAGGTCACCCAGCAAAAACAGCACCAGGCCCAGCGCCAGGGTCAGGAGCTGGCGGGCCGAGAGGTGCCGGGGTCGCCACAGGATCAGGCCCAGCAGCAGCGCGCACAGCAGCAGGTCGGTCGCCGGGTAGGCGAGCGCGATGGAGAGTTCGAAGGGTTGCCCCGCGTACCCCTCGGCCGTCGCCCGGGCGTCGAGGACCCACAGCAGGTCGCCGACCGCCAGCACGACGATGACGATATCGAGCAGGAAAGAGGCGTTTTGCAGCCGACCGTAGGTGTGGCGCGGAAAGTGCAGCAGGCTGAGCAGGAAGCAGGGCGCCAGCGCGAGAAAGCCCACGTCCGCGAGCGACGGAAAGGGAATGGTCCCCGTGGTGAGGTTGAGGTAGGTGTACACCACCTGTCCCAGCCCCCAGCACAGGATGCCCAGGCCCAGCCACCTCCAGGCCCGGCGCTCGGGCCCGGTGTGGTGCCGCGCCGCCCCAAGGGCCAGCCCGGCGCTGAGCCCGTAGATCGGGAAGAAGACGAAGTTGCCCAGGTAGGGCCGCAGGGCCTCCGGCTCAGCCCCGCCGAGCACCCACAGCAGGTGGAGGGTCGCCAGGCCGACCAGGGCCGCGAGCATCCCGTGTTGCCGCCAGGAGAGCTTCATGCGCAGGCCCGGCCTCTTCGGGGGAGCAGGAGGGGGAGGAAGCGTCGCACGAGGATGCGCCTACGATGCCGTCCGGGGCGTCACGGGCGCCTTACAGCAAGACGCCCGCGCTCTTGAAGTTCGGCGGCCCGCCTCCCCCACGTCTTTCCCCCGCGCCCCGTATCCTGTCCCCCATGCCCGTCGTCACCCGCATCGCCCCCAGCCCCACCGGAGACCCGCACGTCGGGACCGCCTACATCGGCCTCTTCAACCATGCCCTCGCCCACCAGGCCCGCGACCGGGGTGAGGAGGGCAAGTTCATCCTCCGCATCGAGGACACCGACCGGGGCCGCTACGTGCCCGACAGTGAAAAGCGCATCTTCCAGATGATGCAGTGGCTTGGGCTGACCCCCGACGAGAGCCCGCTGCAGGGCGGCCCGAACGGTCCCTACCGCCAGAGTGAGCGCGTAGGCATTTACGGCGAGTACGCGCGGCGGCTCGTCGAGTCCGGCCACGCCTACTACGCCTTCGAGACGCCCGAGGAGCTGGGTGCCCTGCGCGAGGAGGCCCAACAACAGGGCCGCGTGATCGCCGTCCCCAGCCGCGACCTCGAACCGGCGGAGGCGCGAAGGAGGGTGGACGCGGGCGAGGCCGCCGTCATCCGCCTCAAGGTCCCGCAGGGGGGCGAGACGGTCGTGCACGACGCCCTGCGCCAGCCCATCGTCTTCCAGAACCGCGAGATCGACGACAAGGTGCTCCTCAAGGCCGACGGCTACCCCACCTACCACCTCGCCAACGTGGTGGACGACCGCCTGATGGGCGTGACGCACGTCGTCCGCGCCGAGGAGTGGATCACCTCGACCCCCATCCACGTGCTGCTCTATGGGGCGTTCGGCTGGCCCCAGCCCGTCTTCGCGCACATGCCCCTGCTCCGCAACGCCGACAGGTCCAAGATCAGCAAGCGCAAGAACCCCACCTCCGTCGAGTGGTACATGGATCGGGGCTTCTTGCCGGAAGCCATGCTCAATTTCCTCGCCACGATGGGCTGGACCCACCCGGAAGGCCGCGAACTCTTCGACCTCCATGAATTCCAGCGCGTCTTCCGCCTGGAGGACGTGACGCTGGGCGGCCCCGTTTTCAGCCTCGACAAGCTGAAATGGATGAACGGCAAGTACCTCCGCGAGGTCCTGACGGAGGAAGAGGTGGCAAAAAGGTTGCACGACTACCTCGCGTCCCAGAAGCACGGCCTCCCCTTCGACGACTACTTCCGCACCGTCGTCCGGATGATGGTTCCGCGCATGGACGTGTTTTCGGAGTTTCTGGAGAAGACGCCCTATTTCTGGTCCGAGGACTACCCGGTGAACGAGAAGGCGCAGGGGCTGATCGAGGAGGGCCGCCCCTTCCTGAATGACCTCGCCGCCCGCCTGAAGAACCTCCCCGCCTTCGACCAGGCCACGACCGAGGCCGCCCTGCGCGCCTTCGCCGAGGAAAGGGGCCTCAAGCCCGGCAAGGTGATGCAGCCCCTGCGCGCCGCCCTCGCCGGGACGAGCGAGAGCCCCGGCATGTTCGAGATGCTGGAGGCCCTGGGACAGGGGCGCGTGGTCGCGCGGGTGGAGCGGGCGGCGCGGGGCTAATTGCCGGTCAGTGCGTAGACCTTCAGGCGACCGTCGCCCGACGCGGTGAGCAGGTGGTCTCCCTCACGGCTGACGGCGAGAGAGGGCCACATCTGCACGTTTCCCGGCCTGCTGGCAAAGGGGGTCCAGGGCGTCGGCGGCGTCCCCACCCGTTCCAGATCGGCCCGGACGACCCGCCCGTCCGTCTGGGCCGCGTACAGCACGTTGTTCGGTGCAATCTCCACGTCCGTGACCTGCACGCCAGGAGTAGGCATGTCAATCCGGGTCACCTGCTGGCCACTCCCCGTTCGCCAGATCGACACGCCTGCGCTGTCCTCGTCCGCCGCCACGAAGCGCCCGTCCGGGCTGAACGTGGGGGCGTCGGCGTACGTGAGTTTGCCCTCACGTTTCAGGCTTTGCAAACCTCCGGCGGCCACGTTCCAGACCCGGACCTCGCGCCCGCAGGAGAAGGCAAGCTTCGTGCTGTCGGGGCTCCAGGCGATCCCGCTGGGCCAGGCACCCGGTCCACGCAGGCAGTCGGCGGGCTGCTGGGGCAGGGCCCCCAGGCGGCGCGAGAGGTCAGAGGCCCACAGCTCTGCCCGGTACTCCGCCCCGACCGTCACCACCGAGCGCCCATCCGGGCTGATGTGGAGGCTGAAGAACTGGCCCGGCAGCGTCCTGAGCAGCCTTCCGCTGCGGGCGTCCCAGCGGCGCAGGCCCGTCTGGTCGGCCGTCAGCAAGAAGCGGCCACCAGGGGTGAAGCCGGTGTCGAAGATGAACTCGGTGTCCTGCCCACAGGCCAGAACCCGCGTGAGGGCACCGTTTAACGCCGTCACTTTTCGCCCTGCCGTCACGTCCCACACGGCGACCTGACACTTGTCGAAGTCCAGTTGCACAGCCAGGACGCGGCCATCCGGCGTCACGAGGGGGGAACGAAGCTTGCTGTTGCCGGGGAACTTCACGGCGCGGGGCGATCCCTGCCGGGGTAGGAGCACCGCTGCCGCACCGTCATAGTCCACGGCAACGGTGCGCTGGGCGTCCACATGGAAGGCCCACCGGGCGTTGGGGTGAGTCACCCTCTGGAGGGGCGCGGGCAGCGGTGCCGGAACGGAGGCACCGAGCGCGAGCAGGAGGGGCAGAAGGAGGCGCATGACAGGGCAGTCTAGATTGTCCCTCTGACCTGCCCCTGAACTTTTCCTGCTGCCCTCGGCTCGCCATCCGCCACCCCGCACCCCGTACAATGCCTCCAAACGACCGTTAGGAGGCGTAGAGAAGATGGAGGATCGCCGGATTCGGGTGCTGATCGCCAAGCCGGGCATGGACGGGCACGACCGGGGCGCGAAGGTGGTGGCGCGGGCGCTGCGGGACGCGGGGATGGAAGTCATCTACACCGGCCTGCGCCAGACCGCCGAGATGATCGTCAACGCCGCCATTCAGGAGGACGTGGACGCCATCGGCCTGAGCGTGCTGTCGGGAGCGCACATGCATTACTTCCGCGAGGTGACGGCCCTGCTGCGCGAGCGCGGCGCCGAGGACATCCTCGTCTTCGGGGGCGGCATCATCCCCGACCAGGACCTGCCCAAATTGGCGGAACTGGGTGTCGGGAAGGTCTTCACCCCGGGCGCGAGCACCGAGGACGCCGCCACGTACCTGAAGACCGCCGTGGCGCAGCGGTGGGCTGCCCAGGGCGTGTGACGTGAGCGAACCCGCCCGCGCCCGGACCCCGGCCCTCGCCCCCACCTTCTCCCTCGGGCGGCTCGTGCCCCTCTACCTGGCCCAGGCCCTCGCCACGGGGGCCACGACTGTCAGCACCATCCTCGCCTCGCTGGTCATGAGCAGCCTGGGGCGCGAGAGCCTGTCGGGGCTGCCGAGCACCCTCATCAGCGCGTCGGCGGCCCTCTCGGCGGGGTTGTTCGGGGCGCTGATGCTGCGCTCGGGGCGGCGGGTGGGGCTGGGTGCGGCCTTCTCGCTGGGGGCGGTGGGCGCGGTGCTGGGCTTCCTGGGGGCGCGGGCGGCCCTCACGCCCGTCTTTCTGCTGGGTGCGGCGATGATGGGCGCGGCGCAGGGCGGCTACCAGCAGGCCCGCTACGCCGCCGCCGAGAGCGTCCCCGAATCCAGGCGCGGCACGGCCCTGGGTCTCCTCATGCTGATGAGCGTCCTGGGCTCCTTCCTGATAACCGGGTTCTCGGGCGGCGTGGAGGCGCTGGGAGAGCGTCTGGGCACCTCCGCCGAGGTCGCCGGGTGGCTCGTCGGCGGGGGACTGCTGGGGGTGGCGGCCCTCCTGATCCTCGCCTGGACGCCCGTTCGGGCTCCCGCGCAGGTGACGGCGAAGGCGCGGCTCTCCGTCCGCGAGGCCTTCGCCGTGCCCGGGGTCCGCCCCACCGCCCTCGCGCTCGCCACCGCGCAGGGGCTGATGGTCACGCTGATGAGCCTGACCCCGCTGCGGGCGCACCACATGGGGGTGGAGCATACGGGCGTCGCCGCGCTGATCTCCGGGCACATCGCGGGCATGTTCGCCTTCGGCTGGCTCACGGGCTCCCTGATCGACCGGCTGGGCGTGCGGTTCGGGTACGTGGGCGGCTCGCTGCTCCTCGTCCTCGCCGCGCTGAGCGCCACGTTGCCCGGGGCCGTGTGGCTGGGCGTCTCCATGTTCGTCCTGGGGCTGGGCTGGAACCTCGCCTTCGTCTCCGGCAGCAAGGCGCTGGCCCAGTGGCCCGCCGCGCAGGGCGTGACCGACGGCCTGGGCTACGTCGCCGCCGGGGCGGGGACCCTCGTCGGTGGTCTGGTGATCGCCCGCGCGGGCTTCCCCGTCCTCGCCCACACCTGCGCCGTACTGGCGCTGCTGCCGCTGGTGAGCGCGTGGCGGGTGGGGAGGGGGTAGGGGAGCAGCGGGCCGACGGCGAGGGCCGCCTTCCCACCCGGGGGGCGGCCCTCGCCATTGGCGGAAAGCGAGCCTACTTCGTGGGTGCGGGGGCGAGGCTGGCGTCCATCAGGAGCTTGGTCACGGTCAGGCTGAGGAGCATGATGGAGACCACGCTGATCACCAGGGCCAGGAAGTCGGTATCCACGCCGCCCGCCGCCTGGTACATCATCTCGTCGTCGACCACGTTGAACTGCCAGGCGGCCATGCCGGTGTAGTGCATGGCCACGATGGCCCCGCCCATCACCAGGCCCGCCGCCAGCTTGAGGCCCGCCAGCGCGGGGGTGGACAGCCGGGTCGCCCCGCTGCTCGACACCAGCCGGAACAGGTAGAACGCCGCCATGCTCGCCCCCACGGCGATCACCACCGAGAGCACGAAGGGCACCGGGCGCACCGCCACCTCGGTTCCCGGCACCTGGAAGGCGAACATGCCCAGGTAGTGCATCAGGACGATCCCGCTGCCCGACACCAGCCCGGCCAGCAGCAGGCGGGGCAGCCGCAGCGGCCCCCCGTGGAGGATGAGCAGGGCGGGGTACATCAGGGCCGCCGCCAGAATCCCCGACAGAATTGTCAGCGGCAGGTTGTAGCTCACGGTCGCCGACACCTGGAAGGCCAGCATCCCGACGAAATGCATCGCCCAGATGCCGTATCCCAGCAAGAAGGCCTGCGCCAGCAGCCAGACCCGGCCCCGGCTCTGCGCCGGACGCTGGCCCGCGCGGGCGGCGACCTCCAGCGACACGTACGACGCCAGCGCCGCGATGACGTAGGACAAAACGATGTAGAAGACGCTCCAGTCGTAGGACAGAGCGTGGTGCATATGGTCCATTCCCGATCTCCTTCTGATCGCCCCTGACGAGGCGGATGGAAGGAGCGTAGGTTCCCGGCACGCACGGAGGTCTTACAACGTCGAACGAACAGCCCTCATGAAGTGGAGGTATGCCTGGCCGCAGGCTTCATCGAACTGAGCCGGGTGTCCCCGAGTTCCGGGCCTTCCGCGTGGCTCAACCCTTGAAGCAGACGCCATGACCACGCCTGTGTCGTCCGGGAGACACACCCAGATTTGGGCGGAACGGGAGGGATTTCGAACCCTCGGTAAGGTTGCCCCTATTCATGCTTCCCAGGCGTGCCCCTTTAACCCCTCGGGCACTGTTCCAGCGGTGGACAGAGGAGTGGAGGAGGGGAACGCCTCACATTGCCCTGCTCCAAGTGGGGTGCCTATACTGGTCAGCACTGGTCAGGGGGTTGAGATGAAGGAAGCTTGGCAACTTCAGGAGGCGAAAGCGCACTTCAGCGAATTGGTGGAGGCTGCCTTGCAGAAGGGACCACAGACCGTGACGAGGCGCGGCGAGAAGGCTGTGGTGGTGCTGGCCCACAGTGAATTTATGCGACTGACTCAGGCAGAGAAGACGTTGGATGAGGCGCTGAGCGGAGCGCCGGAAGAACTCGTCTTTGAGCGTGACCGTACGCCCGTTCCTGCGGTCACATTGGAGTGATGTTCCTCCTCGACACGAACGTCGTCAGCGAACGCAGCCGTCCCCAGCCCGACGAGCGCGTTCTTTCTTGGCTCCGAACGCATAAGGTCGGGGAGACGTACCTCAGCGTCATCACCCTGGCCGAGTTGGAGCAGGGAATCATCCGACTTGGGAGCACCAAGCGGGCGGCGGAACTGCGGGCGTTTCTTGGTGGCGTAGAAGTGCAGTTTGCGGGGAGGGTCCTGAGCATCGACCGGGCGGTAGCGCGAACCTGGACGAGCATGACGGCTGGGGCCATCGCGGCGGGCAGGCCACCGGGCTACGCGGACTCGCTGATCGCCGCGACCGCCCTCACGCACGGCCTGACCGTCGTAACACGGAACATCCCGGACTTCGAGGCGGTGCTTGGCTGTGACCGTCTCGTGAATCCCTGGGAAGCGCCCAACCCTTGAGGCCGCCCCCTCCCTGCCCCAAACGAAAGTGCCTGCGGTGTCCGGGGAGGGACGCACAGGCACGGGCTTTGGCGGAACGGGAGAGATTCGAACTCTCGGTACGGTTGCCCGTACACACGCTTTCCAGGCGTGCCCCTTCAACCACTCGGGCACCCCATTGAAGACCTATCTTTGTCCGTGCGGGCGTTCTCATTTCCCATCGTTGCCCACGCTGCGCCCTCCACGCGCTCCTGCCGTTGATCAACGCGTGAAGGATGGAAAGGACTAAAGTGTTGAAAAGTCGGAAGGATAAGTCTTATGGGAAAATCTGCTAGTCAAAAACAGGCTCTTAAACATCAAGTCGCTTGGAAAAGTAATGGGAAATGTTACTATTGTGGTAGTGTTCCTGATGAATATACGGGGGCTGGGAAGGATGGAATAGGAGGCCATCTTGAGCACCAAGACCCGTATTTACCTTACGAGGAATATTGGAGTCCGAGGAATCTTGTTCTCTCGTGTTGGACCTGTAACGAGGAAAAGGGTTATGGCCGCCTCCCTGGTGTTAGGGGTCCAAATGTAAACCTTAATTCAGAACAATATCTGGATTTGGTAAGAAGGCGCCGAGAGGACCCAAATTATTTGTTTTACGGAATGCGTCTATTAGCTCTAAGACGTGCAATGTACGAGGCGGAGTCCGACTCTGACGTTCGT from Deinococcus aetherius includes:
- the gltX gene encoding glutamate--tRNA ligase, whose translation is MPVVTRIAPSPTGDPHVGTAYIGLFNHALAHQARDRGEEGKFILRIEDTDRGRYVPDSEKRIFQMMQWLGLTPDESPLQGGPNGPYRQSERVGIYGEYARRLVESGHAYYAFETPEELGALREEAQQQGRVIAVPSRDLEPAEARRRVDAGEAAVIRLKVPQGGETVVHDALRQPIVFQNREIDDKVLLKADGYPTYHLANVVDDRLMGVTHVVRAEEWITSTPIHVLLYGAFGWPQPVFAHMPLLRNADRSKISKRKNPTSVEWYMDRGFLPEAMLNFLATMGWTHPEGRELFDLHEFQRVFRLEDVTLGGPVFSLDKLKWMNGKYLREVLTEEEVAKRLHDYLASQKHGLPFDDYFRTVVRMMVPRMDVFSEFLEKTPYFWSEDYPVNEKAQGLIEEGRPFLNDLAARLKNLPAFDQATTEAALRAFAEERGLKPGKVMQPLRAALAGTSESPGMFEMLEALGQGRVVARVERAARG
- a CDS encoding cobalamin B12-binding domain-containing protein, coding for MEDRRIRVLIAKPGMDGHDRGAKVVARALRDAGMEVIYTGLRQTAEMIVNAAIQEDVDAIGLSVLSGAHMHYFREVTALLRERGAEDILVFGGGIIPDQDLPKLAELGVGKVFTPGASTEDAATYLKTAVAQRWAAQGV
- a CDS encoding MHYT domain-containing protein, translating into MDHMHHALSYDWSVFYIVLSYVIAALASYVSLEVAARAGQRPAQSRGRVWLLAQAFLLGYGIWAMHFVGMLAFQVSATVSYNLPLTILSGILAAALMYPALLILHGGPLRLPRLLLAGLVSGSGIVLMHYLGMFAFQVPGTEVAVRPVPFVLSVVIAVGASMAAFYLFRLVSSSGATRLSTPALAGLKLAAGLVMGGAIVAMHYTGMAAWQFNVVDDEMMYQAAGGVDTDFLALVISVVSIMLLSLTVTKLLMDASLAPAPTK
- a CDS encoding type II toxin-antitoxin system VapC family toxin: MFLLDTNVVSERSRPQPDERVLSWLRTHKVGETYLSVITLAELEQGIIRLGSTKRAAELRAFLGGVEVQFAGRVLSIDRAVARTWTSMTAGAIAAGRPPGYADSLIAATALTHGLTVVTRNIPDFEAVLGCDRLVNPWEAPNP
- a CDS encoding WD40 repeat domain-containing protein — encoded protein: MRLLLPLLLALGASVPAPLPAPLQRVTHPNARWAFHVDAQRTVAVDYDGAAAVLLPRQGSPRAVKFPGNSKLRSPLVTPDGRVLAVQLDFDKCQVAVWDVTAGRKVTALNGALTRVLACGQDTEFIFDTGFTPGGRFLLTADQTGLRRWDARSGRLLRTLPGQFFSLHISPDGRSVVTVGAEYRAELWASDLSRRLGALPQQPADCLRGPGAWPSGIAWSPDSTKLAFSCGREVRVWNVAAGGLQSLKREGKLTYADAPTFSPDGRFVAADEDSAGVSIWRTGSGQQVTRIDMPTPGVQVTDVEIAPNNVLYAAQTDGRVVRADLERVGTPPTPWTPFASRPGNVQMWPSLAVSREGDHLLTASGDGRLKVYALTGN
- a CDS encoding MFS transporter, giving the protein MSEPARARTPALAPTFSLGRLVPLYLAQALATGATTVSTILASLVMSSLGRESLSGLPSTLISASAALSAGLFGALMLRSGRRVGLGAAFSLGAVGAVLGFLGARAALTPVFLLGAAMMGAAQGGYQQARYAAAESVPESRRGTALGLLMLMSVLGSFLITGFSGGVEALGERLGTSAEVAGWLVGGGLLGVAALLILAWTPVRAPAQVTAKARLSVREAFAVPGVRPTALALATAQGLMVTLMSLTPLRAHHMGVEHTGVAALISGHIAGMFAFGWLTGSLIDRLGVRFGYVGGSLLLVLAALSATLPGAVWLGVSMFVLGLGWNLAFVSGSKALAQWPAAQGVTDGLGYVAAGAGTLVGGLVIARAGFPVLAHTCAVLALLPLVSAWRVGRG
- a CDS encoding type II toxin-antitoxin system prevent-host-death family antitoxin, with translation MKEAWQLQEAKAHFSELVEAALQKGPQTVTRRGEKAVVVLAHSEFMRLTQAEKTLDEALSGAPEELVFERDRTPVPAVTLE